The following DNA comes from Musa acuminata AAA Group cultivar baxijiao chromosome BXJ1-4, Cavendish_Baxijiao_AAA, whole genome shotgun sequence.
TAGAATTCTTTCTTCCAAAGTGGATCCTCCAATCCTTCCTTGGATGACTACAGTAATTTAGTCAAGCTGATGAAGTGAGAGGCAAAATTCTACCATTAGAACCTAAAAAGAGATCTTGCAAAACAACGTCTTTCTTTCTTTAGAGCCAAATCTACCAGCCAAATTCATTCTCTTCTATGTGGTGTCGTGCTTACGGATAAGCCTCGGCCACCTCTATTGGTCCGAGTTAGATTCTCCCATATCTGACTGACAAATATTGGCGAGGATAATAAACAGATAACAAGAGAGGGAAATCGAACAAAAATAGACCACAACTCCATTTGATGAAGTAGTAGTACTAGTCgtggaagaagaaggaggagaagaagagaactcGAACCTCTCGAAGCGATGGCGGCGCCGACGATCGCCTCCGCTTGCTTCTCTTCTCTCTCCCCTTTATCTCCCCGCTTCTCCAATGGAAGATCCTCGCGAATCCTCGCCATGGCGCCCAAACAGAAGGCACCTTTCCTTTCGTTTCGTTTCCTTTCCTCTTCTGACCCTCCAATCTTTCATCTCTCTGATGGTGCGCTGTTGCAGGTCAACCGATACGACGACAACTGGAAGAAGCAATGGTACGGAGCGGGTCTCTTCGCGGAGGGAAGCGAGGAGTTGTCCGTCGACGTCGTGAAGAAGCTGGAGACGCGCAAGGTGCTATCCGGCGTGGAGAAATCCGGGCTGCTCTCCAAGGCGGAGGAGCTCGGCATCACGCTCTCCTCCATCGAGAGGCTGGGCTTCCTGTCCAAGGCGGAGGAGCTCGGCCTTCTCAGCCTCCTGGAGCGCGCCGCTGGGTTCTCCCCTTCTGTTCTCGCCTCCgtctccctccctctcctcctcgccGCCGTCGCCGCCATCGTCCTCATCCCGGACGACTCCGCCGCGCTAGTAGCCGCGCAGGCCTTCCTTTCCGCCGCTCTCGGCGTCGTTGCCGCTGGTCTCTTCGTCGGCTCCGTCGTCCTGGGCGGGTTGCAGGAATCGGACTGAGTGATGGACGAGTTTGGCTTTTGTATACCGAGTTCAACTCGCGTGGATCGGAGGGAGGTACTCTTGTGTATTTATTATttgtagaaaagaaaaaggagaattaGGATTATTATTGTAGTTGTACTAATGCAAATTACTTCCATTTAAATCCTGAAAGAAAATAATGATGTTAATCTCTCATGCATTGTCAAATTAATGTTGAGAAAGAACAACAAAATTTCGTCCCATTTTGGGATGAAAAAgtcacaaaaaaaagaagaaagaaatgtaGCATTTCTTTGTCACTTTTGTCTCAAATATCAATAAGAGCTAATTTTCTCTATGAACTGATCTCATGAGCTTTTCTTGGACAGCAAACATAAACTTCCATTACTTTATAACAAATCATATAcctttagattatatatatatatatatatatatatatatatatatatacatatatatatatgatcactgTGATCCATTTATGTTGCACGGAATCAATTTAAGCTATCAGTCTAAAATCGAATGGGAGTTgacttcatgattttgattagtctGTTAAGTCTCCCCAAGTATATTGAGCTTTTATTTTagtaggaaaaaaaataaaaaatgaaaagattTGTATCAaaatggtgcttatattttcttctAAAATTCTTCAACTTTGACTCCCCAACTCAGCACACTCACCTCACTTAAGTTTTACCCATCCTGAACTCATCGAGCAAGGTAATCGATTTCTAGACTCTACTCATTTCTTGAATAAATGATATTATTTGTTTAGCAGAGAAATAATGGTGCTTTTATTGATagcagagaaaatttttctattctgttgaagaaaattatctttcctaatctgtataaatagaagaAGATGTTAATATATGTTTCTATCAAACAAGAGAAACCATGAGATGTGAATTGCTaacatatataacatatataacatatatatatatatgagcggGAACTGAGCCGTAGATAATGCACAAAGTTAACTATAGAAATGCAGGCACTTACGATTTtgattttaagaaaataaatcagttatctaataataaataaaatacactCCCTGATTATAAGCACAgaatcagatttgaaagaaacacAATTCAAAACTCAAATTGAAAGACAAAAAGTAATCCACATGGTCAATTCATGTGATGGAAGACAGAAGAACCAACATGCATGAGAATAAACTACCAAGTAATCCACAAGCTATGTATATGTATGATGGAAGACAAACTCAACTTACATAAGAAGAAACTAACAAGTAATCcacaaggtatatatatatatgtttgatgGAAGACAAACTCAACATACAAAGGAAGAAACTGCCACTTAATCCACAAGGTCTTGAAAGATGACAAAGCCTCTTGCCCAGGTAACTATACATTATTGGTTCAGTGCTTACAGAAGCTGTGTCAAGATCtaccaagaaacaaaactaacATGACTGACTATATATAGATTCAAACTCTTATCTAGTAGCATCTCACTGCCTGGTTCTTCTGACAAAACACATCATAGTTCTGCAGGCGACAGCCCAGACTACTTACTGCATGGTGTCACCCTCTGAAGATCCGATAGTAAACAACTAATGAACCACAATCCTTACATCAACATGCCCCAGTTAGCACCGGGAGAATTTAAGATCAGCTGTCATTCAATTTACAGTGATCAGTCATTGTTGCAAAGAAATGTAACGAAGTAGGACAACCAAAAGTCTGTAATCAGACAGTGCAATCGGTTATACTGTTCATGTTgttgcttcttttttttctcagTCAGATAGTAATAAGGCTCTAAGAATATGCCTTAGGATACAGAATCTCTGTctttggattttatttttttcttttttattctatgtatatattatttaattacaCTCTATCGATATATGTCTATAGTTGTTATTGTTCGAACAATTGTAATCCATAATTCTAATTAAGTGTATAATAACAAGTCTCTATATATTTTTGTTGGAATGATTTTGAGATGACCTATTCATTATCAAGAGTTTGAAAGATcttcactttttttttattttattcttttatcagCTTCTCACCTTTGTTAAATCTTCGGGGTTTTAGCGTATTGCGACCTTCTCTTCGGCCTATCGGATCCTTTCACTATCAAGGATGTTAGGGAGATGATATGAATTTTTGACATTTACAAGAAGTGGGTTTGCAAAGCCCAAAGTGTTAGAAATTTCATTAGTTCGTGTTTATTAATGGAACGGTGTTTTTCATTTCTCTATGAAAAATAGTTGCATATCCTCTTGTCTATTTATATTTTCCTTTCTCGATTGAGAAGTAGCTCTGTCCTTTTTACCGACATATATTATTTTCAGTTGCGAAGTTTTATATGTGATTCCTTATGTTCTTGTCcttatattttctttttgttgtggCTATGAGTTTGATGCTTGGTGTCATTTTCCTTGTGATTCATTTACACAGAGATATGACATCTTCAAGGAGAAATCTATCTCCTCGTCGATTAGTGACTTCATCTTATTCTTTTTTCTATCAAAATGGATTCACATTCtaaattttgatttctatcaaaatGAATTCACATTCTAAATTTTCTCAActatttctttcttataaatttgatgttgatttccattggttTTCAACCatctttattatcattttcataagAGATTAATTTTTCGATTGTATCCTTCTTAATCAAACATGCACCTTAGAATCATGAACCATGCCTTTGAGtttctttaaatatatttttttttattttattcataaattatttgattatATTCTTTATTAAAATATGTTTATAGTTGCTATTGTTCTAACACATTCTCCATCAAGCCTCCCAAAGTTTGACTTTGGCCCCTATTTAACAAACTCTACTTACGCTCGTACTTGTTGCCCGAAGTCAAAAGATAAAATCTTTCTTTACTTTTGTTCTCTCAACTATTTCTATTTCTTGAGAGTTACAGTTATAAGGGGGTTAAAGATTTTAAAGAGAAAACACCTTCTTCTTATTATTCTTTATCTATACTTGTTAGTGAATCTTTATGTCATGGTTGATATGTCAGGCCTACACGGATGCTCAGGTGGTGGAAGCGAGCGTCGGGTCGGGTTGAGTTTGAGCCTCGTCTCTCGAGTGCGGTCTTCTCCCTTGACGAGTGTTGAGTGAAGTAAGAGAGAGTTGAATGCTCGAAGTCATTCCTCTGACGCTAGTCAAAAGGATTGGCTTTTATACCTACGAGCGAGAGTCGATTGTACATTATCTATTAATGACGATCAACTCCTCAAGCAGCCGACTTGTACCTCATGTGCAAGTGTCGATTGACCAATATGGATCCATGCTGCGCAGCACCATTCCAAGCTTTCTAGAGCAGCTTTATGCTATGCGGCATCATCTCGTACGACCTTGGATAGCAGGGGAATAGGTGATCGTCCCATCCGAGTTCGAGGTGTCACATCGACGTAATGCACTATATCAACTTTGAGGCTTCGTGTTGGCACTAACATAGCTACTGACTGTTATCGCAAGGGTGATACCAAAATATGTCCTATCAATCCTTAAATAGATTTGAtccttttttttgaaaaaataaatccAATCATCTTGAAGTCTAAGGGAGTGTCCTCAAAAGGAATTGtcatatgaaaaataaaaggGCATTAAGACGATAAAATATTAAAGAGGTGAGATAATGCTAATCAGAAATGGCAATATAACTCTATACTGAACCAGGATCGCTTTAGAGTTCTGAAGCACTCTGCTCCCGTCGACTCTACTACCCCTCCTCCGCGGCAAAGGAACCTCGTAGTAGAACAAAGTTCCtcttgataaggtatattttgggcccTGACCATATCACAACTAATGTCGCACCACGCCACCGCCAGGTCAGCAGGAGTACTCCCACGCACTGAGTCGGGATCCGTACCAAGGCACTCCTCGGTACATCCCATCCTCGAAAGCTCGGGACGATGCCATATGGCATCGTTCCATGCGTTCTGAGATGATGGCTGCATAAAGGTACCTCCTGGCCCCGCGAGGATTGGCCACCACGTCGAACCCGCGTATGGCCGACCCTTGTACGATAGTATAAAATCTCCTAGCCGACATTTGGCAAGAGGGAAGCAAAAATAGAGAACCAAGCACTAACTTACTCGTTGAAGGGCCAAAGTCGGTCACCACCTGACAAGGACCTTCTGTGCAAGGGAGCAGCCACCCACCGAGGCACGATCATCCCAATCGAGAGGCGCCTTCTTCCAGACGGATCCGACATCTCAGTCGACGCCCAGGGCCTTCTGTCTAGGAGAGCGGATACTCCTTGAGGCACGACCGTCCTAACTGAGAGACACCAATCAACATCCCGACGTCAGTATCCCGTCTTGTGATCGATCAACCTTGGTAACCTGTTCAGCCAACCAAAACATCCCATGCTGACTCACCAACCATGGCACATCAATTCACCAACACCTCTTGTATGGATTTTGGTGGGCATTGCCAAGAATGTTAGGAGATTAGGATTTGGATAGCGAGAAGCACGAAGAGGATCGGGAAGGCGGTGAAAGAGGAGAAGGGAGAAGGAGGTCGGTTTCGTCACTTACAGATTAGGCCTACGTGGCAGTACATGATTGGATATTAGGTCAATacatttctcttttcttctttttttttccctatcAGTGAAATGCCTCATTTGCGCTTATGGGAACGAACGGCTTTGGAGGTTCCTGGGGCAGCTTGTGGCGGATAAGATGCGTCGGTTCGATACCAAGTGGATGTCGGATCCTCACCGTTCATTACCTATTTCGAACTCAAAATGAACGGCGATGAGTAAGCGTTCACGGGAGCCCGTAGAGTCACCCGTGCAATCTCCTACTGTTGCCGTGAAACTCATCTCGTCCGTTCAACGTTTTCAAAGTGAACGGTGTAGATTTGTACCGCATATATTTTTACATGCAATGGTTCGTAAGCGCTCTATGAGGCGGTTATTGCCTATATAAAAATAGCGTCCACCACACTGCTCCTTCCCGCTCAAGTCTTTCccgtcttcctttcttcttctccggCGAGAAAGAGACGCGACGCTCTCCAAGCGCAATGGGAGATACGGCAGCTGCGGCCGCGACCTTGCATCCGGATGAAATGAATGCGGCAGCGGCTCCCACGTCCCTCCATCTTCCGCCATTCCCGACTCTGTACATCGGCGACCTTCACCCGGCCGTCACTGACGCGGAACTCAACTACGCTTTCACTCGCTTCGGCACCGTCGCCTCCGCCCGCGTATGCCGCGATCGCGCCTCTGGCACTTCCCTCGGATATGCCTACCTCAACTACCTCTCTTTCTCTGATGGTTTAAACcctattcctctctctctctctcagttctGGTGATTTGGTTCTCTTGATCCATTGGTTTCGTGTGCATTTCTTTGAACCTTTGATTTGGATGTTTTCTTGAAGCCGAGAAAGCCCTCAAGGCGATGAATCACTCCCTTCTGCACGGTAGACCTATGCGGATCATGTGGTCACAACGGAACCCAATGTCTcggaagaacggcatcggcaatcTCTTCGTGAAGGTGAAACCCTGATCCTTCTTGCCCTTCAATTTGTAAGCGTCATCTAAGTTATGTTCCTGACGTGGGTTCTGTTCTTCTCCGGGGACGGATCATTTGCGACTCTAAAGAATTTGGAGATATCGGTGAGCGGGACGGTGCTTGAGGATCTGTTCGCGGTTTATGGAACAGTGGAGTCGTGCAAGGTGGCAATAGATGGGTCTGGGAGGAGTAGGGGATTCGGTTTCGTTCAGATGGACTCAGAGGAAGCGGCTCAGTTGGCCATTAAAGCTCTCAATGGCGTCATCCTCCCTGGTTCAAGCAAGAAGCTGTTAGCATTCCTGTTCTTTATGTTTTCTTTAGTCTCGATTGTTCCTCCTTGCAATGTGACGTCATTCTTTTTGTGGAATGATCTTAGTCTTGTTTTCTTGTTTCTTTGACCGTCGGCTCATTCATTCCCTGACACCGATTTTTTTTTTAGTATCGAATGCTCTGTTTACCgtttgtcgattcctctttccTCTACTCATCGCTTTTTGTCCTATTCCCCCataagatgtgctttttctgcttGTTCTGTTTGTGCTTTGATAACATTGTTTCCCAAAATGATGGTTTATCTTTGTTGTATTTATACGATAGTCACTGCTTGGATTCTTTAGTTTGTTTAGGAACTACTGGGCCATTTTATGAGTTGTTTTAGGATTTAGTGGCGTTCAATTACAGTGATTTCTTAGCTTCCCTGTTCTTTTCTATACTTGTTTTTTCCTTTTATAAATGTTTAAAGTGTCGTTCATGGAATTTTTATTCTAATTTGTGGAATAAGGTGTGTAACAAAGTTTGTTAAGAAGAGCGAGAGGCAAGCACTGCCTGAAGGACCAAGAGGCACTAACCTGTACATCAAGAATCTGGACTGGGACATCACAGATGATGTTTTACGGCAAAGGTTTTCTGCATATGGCAACATCAGTAGTGCTGTTGTAATGAAAGATAGAGGTGGAAAATCCAGAGGATTTGGATTCGTCGACTTTGAGTCACCGGAGGCTGCTAAGAACGCTTTGGAAAATCTGAATGGCTCAGATCTAGGTAAtatttcttcttttcatattattctTCGTTTGTTTCCTTGCACATTGTTCTTATTGCACGATATTATGTGTCAGGATCGAAATCTTTATACGTTGGATATGCTCAGAAAAGAAGTGAGCGTGATAAATTGCTAAGACTTGGTTTCGCTGGTAGACCTGAGCACAAATTTACAAAGATTCAGGTAATCAACCACAACTGCATTAAAAAGTACATTCTACTTTGTGGTATGTAAAGGGACAGATTGCTTAGGATATTTCTTTCTTTAAATCAGGGTTCAACTGTCTTCGTGAAGAACCTTGAAAGATCAATTGATAATGCTGCCTTGAGAAGATTATTTTCTGAATCTGGCATGGTATTGTCGACAAAAGTGATATATGATAAAAATGGACTGAGCAGGGGATTTGGATTTGTATGCTTCTCCTCGGCTGAAGAAGCAAATGAGGCTGTTCAGAGATTCAATGGTATTTAACTTTAGGTTAAATCTAAATTATGTTTCTTTTCACTGTTAGTCTGAGCCGGTAGTTGTCATTTTTCCAGGGAATATGTTCTATAGCAGACGCCTTTATGTGACAATTGCTCAGAACAAGGAGGATCGTCAGAAAAATTTGCAACTTCAGTTTGCTAATTTCAAGATAGTCCCAGTGCAGCATGCAGTATCTCATGATAGTATTCCAGCAGCATACCATGTGCCAAATTATGACTGGTTTCAAAATCAGATGCACGTAAATCCAGTCTATCTTTGTCAGCAGAATGGGATGGTTCATTTCCTTGGGACCCAAGCTTGCTCCTCCAATGCACCTACAGTAAGCAAAATATTTCttgttctgttttttttttttgttatcaatCCTCTTAAAACATTTGCAACTCAACAAAAAAGTGTTATTTCAGATCCCTCATCAATGGAGGCAGCTGGATCATAGAAGTTATAGCTCTGTGAACAAGTTTACTCAGCCTATGCAAACAAGCAATACTTCATTTTTTTCTCAATTCCTTTATCCTCTTCACAAAATGTATCATCCTCTGCCAAGCGCACAATATATGGAGGTACATCCCGACTCGTTATTATGTTTGTGGTCTGGGTGTTCTCTGAAGCACAATCTGCATTGCGTAATCTGCATATGACAATCCGATGCTCATTTATCTTCTACTGCAGATAAATGGAAATGGGCATTACGGAAACGTGAATGACGGTTCTAATTCTTCAAGGGGGGCACGGAAGACTTTGTATTATAATGATCGGTCTATCATCAACCAATAGAAACGTGCACGCCAGACCTGTTCAATGGAGCCTATTGTTGTTGATCTACCTTAGTAGCTGTTATCAAGATTGGCGGGGGTTAGGATGATATGCAGTGTTAGGTGATGCGGATTTGGGATTACTTGACTTCTAGAAAGGTGTAAAGGCCTGCAGAAATAATAACTGTATCTTGTATTTTCTCTATGTGCATGGAATGGTGGTAGTTTAGAAGTTAGCCGATTGACACTAAATGTGCAACGTAAGAAGAATAGACACTAAATGAGGAACATCGTTTCTGTCTCAATCTGTTGGACgtataagtgtttttttttttatatgttctcCAATTTTCCTTTTTACATTTTGTTTGACGATGTTCTGAAATTATTTTTGCGATCCGTCGTTGGGATTTATGGTATTCGTCTTCTGTGGGTATTAGCTTCCGAGATTACTTTTGGGTGTCGAAAAGAAGAGGTTTGAACAACTTTCTGTTTGAGTGCTCAACACGAACAGCAGATCATATTCAGTGAAATCGTCATACGTATAAAAAAACATtggtaaaaataataaaaaaaactaagattattCACGAGAATCACAATTcacgatgtgcatgttgataatctACTATTACAAGAACCGAATATACAGCAGagaaaatctaaaaattaaaaaagagtGAGCAGTGTCCGATGTGTAAAAGCTGGTGGCTCTCGTGATGACTCGGTGACGAAGACGCCGATTCGATCAATTATCTGCCTAACAAGTTTGATGGCGAAAATGAACGGCGGATCTCACCCCAGTGGAAGAAGGCAATATTTAGCTAATTTTGCCCCCAACCATTCTTCGTCCCATTACCGCGGTGGCAGAGAATCCCACTCGCTGTCGTCGTCTCGTGCGCGGAGGATGGCAGAGCGGCTTCCTTCCGCAAAAGGTAACATGCTGTTCCCCCGTTCCTTACGAATGTTGGTGATTTAGTGATTCTGATCACATATCAACACTCCCTTGAATAAATTTTACTAGAAAAATTCCGGAGAGACCCAATTGACTAAAGGAAACCCTAGCATATGCGGATACACTCGTTACGAGGATGCTTTTGTGTTCCATTCGTTTATACGTAGATTATCTTTGGTTTGTGGTCTTGATATCCCTTCGATCATCCATCTTGGTTGCATCTTCCCACCGAATCTGCTCTTCCATGTGCTTATCGCAAGGTGCTCTCGTGTTGCAGAGGCATCGCAATCAAGAGTAGAGATTCTGAACAAATACGGAGAAAAGCTTGTTGGGGTGCTACACGATGCTGGATCCAAGAAGCTTGTGATTTTGTGCCATGGATTTCGGTCTTCGAAGGTAGAATTTATGCGTCTGCTAATCTTATTTGGGGTCAACTTATTAGCTTCCGACGTTGGTGAAGACGCACTAATGAAAAACATATTCCCATCTTACTTTTGGCAACATGGCTAATTTACGTTGTCAAATAGATCCTGGTtctcatttttatttaatttgttaTCAAGTCTTGACCATACAGATCTCTAGTTTCGATGGTACCAAGTTTTGCAGATAAGTGGCTTAATCACCATAAGATCAAACACAAGCATAGTTTTGGGACCATATTCACCGATCTCGAAGCACTTTCTTTTATGCTTTGTTTTTCTTAATCTTTCTCACAACTTCCATCTATATTGGCCTTTTTCTTGCCTGCCTTTGCATGTGATCATCTAGACATAAGGGACACCTTTCTTTATTAAGTGCTTCCTCATGTTTTCTCTTCAGAGTCCATACATCTCAAATTTGTTCTTCTTCATGACATGGTTAATTAATTTCATTTTACATTCTCTACATCTTTTACCATTCTAATGCTTGCTTTATCTGCCAAGATTTTACTGTGTATCCATTGTCTACTTTTCATA
Coding sequences within:
- the LOC135640329 gene encoding uncharacterized protein LOC135640329, encoding MAAPTIASACFSSLSPLSPRFSNGRSSRILAMAPKQKVNRYDDNWKKQWYGAGLFAEGSEELSVDVVKKLETRKVLSGVEKSGLLSKAEELGITLSSIERLGFLSKAEELGLLSLLERAAGFSPSVLASVSLPLLLAAVAAIVLIPDDSAALVAAQAFLSAALGVVAAGLFVGSVVLGGLQESD
- the LOC135671973 gene encoding polyadenylate-binding protein 7-like, which encodes MGDTAAAAATLHPDEMNAAAAPTSLHLPPFPTLYIGDLHPAVTDAELNYAFTRFGTVASARVCRDRASGTSLGYAYLNYLSFSDAEKALKAMNHSLLHGRPMRIMWSQRNPMSRKNGIGNLFVKNLEISVSGTVLEDLFAVYGTVESCKVAIDGSGRSRGFGFVQMDSEEAAQLAIKALNGVILPGSSKKLCVTKFVKKSERQALPEGPRGTNLYIKNLDWDITDDVLRQRFSAYGNISSAVVMKDRGGKSRGFGFVDFESPEAAKNALENLNGSDLGSKSLYVGYAQKRSERDKLLRLGFAGRPEHKFTKIQGSTVFVKNLERSIDNAALRRLFSESGMVLSTKVIYDKNGLSRGFGFVCFSSAEEANEAVQRFNGNMFYSRRLYVTIAQNKEDRQKNLQLQFANFKIVPVQHAVSHDSIPAAYHVPNYDWFQNQMHVNPVYLCQQNGMVHFLGTQACSSNAPTINGNGHYGNVNDGSNSSRGARKTLYYNDRSIINQ